Proteins encoded together in one Solanum lycopersicum chromosome 7, SLM_r2.1 window:
- the LOC101255220 gene encoding glutamyl-tRNA(Gln) amidotransferase subunit C, chloroplastic/mitochondrial: MGSISALHYLKPTRTANGTSLFNFSKNRISRLPVAFRSYTVKSSVLEPPDVPRLAETARISLNPQEIEEFAPKIRQVVDWFGQLQAVDLQSIEPAIRANTEGDNLRGDVPEKFENREELISAVPSFEDPYIKVPKVLNKE, translated from the coding sequence ATGGGAAGCATCAGTGCTTTGCATTATCTGAAACCAACAAGAACTGCCAATGGTACATCCTTGTTCAATTTCAGTAAAAATCGCATTTCCCGATTACCAGTGGCTTTTCGAAGCTACACCGTGAAATCGAGTGTTCTAGAACCTCCAGATGTTCCACGTTTGGCTGAAACTGCTCGAATTTCACTCAATCCACAAGAAATTGAAGAATTCGCTCCCAAAATTAGACAAGTTGTAGATTGGTTTGGACAACTTCAAGCTGTTGATTTACAGAGTATTGAGCCAGCGATTAGAGCAAATACTGAAGGAGATAATTTGCGTGGAGACGTACCGGAGAAGTTTGAGAATAGAGAAGAATTGATTTCTGCTGTGCCAAGCTTTGAGGACCCTTACATCAAAGTTCCCAAAGTCCTCAATAAGGAGTGA
- the LOC101254615 gene encoding probable hexosyltransferase MUCI70, producing MTGWSLGLRTVSDGSLQQLAQNGVLYSHSNSFVSRKGSKISLSTYREKEKFLPSIFRFLVRKQVGMLILAAFALLAFLTAFWMVNKEDASRSSELDFKEWFENSTYHLSALLPGKVVVCGEHNAQLPPPHALSMIQTKDSTAFPDPCRNFAFPPPPPGDRRRIGPRPCPVCYVPVDQAIARMPRVPSVSPGLQHLTYFHEQIPMKTEPHRGSAFGGYPSLAERNASFEIKESMTVHCGFVQGCRPGDRTGFDIDAADLKEMEQFHDVIVASAIFGNYDVIQQPKNWGKTTREKVPFYMFVDEETEASLKNSSLLDSRNRVGLWRIILVRNVPYSDARRNGKVPKLLLHRLFPNVRYSIWIDGKLQLIVDPYQILERFLWRQNATFAISRHYRRFDVFEEAEANKAAGKYDNVSIDHQIDFYKKEGLTAYSEAKLPITSDVPEGCVIIKEHIPITNLFTCLWFNEVDRFTSRDQLSFSTVRDKLMAKVSWNVNMFLDCERRNFVIQAYHRDLLEQRAHMTVVRSRAHPPPALVRDSSSSKPPVRRPPKRGKGERKSNSRRHRKVGSGSKGSSTTF from the exons ATGACTGGGTGGTCATTGGGCCTTCGTACAGTAAGCGATGGGTCTTTGCAGCAATTGGCACAGAATGGAGTTCTGTACTCTCACAGTAATTCGTTTGTCTCGCGTAaaggttcaaagatatcactcTCTACTTACAGAGAGAAGGAAAAGTTTCTTCCCTCTATTTTCAGGTTTTTGGTGCGAAAACAAGTTGGAATGCTGATTTTAGCTGCGTTTGCACTTTTGGCTTTTCTTACAGCATTTTGGATGGTTAATAAAG AGGATGCATCAAGGAGTTCTGAATTGGACTTCAAGGAGTGGTTTGAAAACAGCACATACCATCTATCTGCATTATTGCCTGGGAAGGTTGTGGTATGCGGTGAGCATAATGCCCAGCTTCCTCCTCCCCATGCTTTGTCTATGATACAGACTAAAGATTCCACTGCTTTTCCCGATCCTTGTCGAAATTTTGCATTTCCTCCTCCTCCACCTGGTGATAGGAGGCGAATTGGGCCTCGAC CATGTCCTGTATGCTACGTTCCTGTGGATCAAGCAATAGCGCGTATGCCTAGAGTCCCGTCAGTGTCACCCGGGCTTCAGCATTTAACTTATTTCCACGAGCAAATTCCCATGAAGACTGAACCTCATAGGGGTTCTGCATTTGGTGGGTACCCTTCTTTGGCGGAGAGGAATGCTTCGTTTGAAATAAAAGAGTCAATGACTGTGCATTGTGG ATTTGTCCAAGGTTGTAGACCTGGTGATAGAACAGGGTTTGACATCGACGCGGCGGATCTAAAGGAGATGGAGCAATTCCATGATGTCATTGTGGCATCAGCCATATTTG GAAATTATGACGTGATTCAACAGCCAAAGAACTGGGGTAAAACTACACGAGAAAAAGTTCCCTTTTATATGTTTGTTGATGAAGAAACAGAAGCATCCTTGAAGAACTCTAGCCTCTTGGATAGCAGAAATAGGGTTGGTTTATGGAGGATTATTCTTGTTCGCAATGTGCCTTATTCTGATGCGAGACGCAATGGGAAG GTACCTAAGCTCCTACTGCATAGGCTCTTTCCTAATGTCCGCTATTCTATTTGGATAGATGGAAAGCTTCAGCTCATTGTGGATCCCTACCAGATTCTTGAGAG ATTCTTGTGGCGCCAGAATGCTACTTTTGCTATTTCAAGACATTATAGACGTTTTGACGTCTTTGAAGAAGCTGAAGCTAATAAAGCTGCAGGGAAGTATGATAATGTATCCATCGACCACCAAATTGATTTCTACAAGAAAGAAGGTTTAACTGCATATTCAGAGGCTAAGCTTCCTATTACCAGTG ATGTTCCCGAAGGATGTGTTATTATAAAGGAGCATATTCCCATCACAAATCTGTTCACCTGTCTGTGGTTCAATGAAGTTGACCGTTTTACCTCTAGGGACCAACTGAGCTTTTCCACTGTCAGGGACAAATTGATGGCAAAAGTTAGCTGGAACGTCAACATGTTTTTGGATTGTGAGAGGCGAAATTTCGTGATACAG GCATACCACAGAGATTTACTGGAGCAAAGGGCTCACATGACAGTAGTGAGAAGTCGTGCACATCCTCCACCGGCTTTGGTTCGTGATAGTTCTTCTAGTAAACCTCCAGTAAGGAGACCTCCAAAGCGCGGAAAAGGTGAAAGGAAGTCTAACTCAAGGCGACATCGTAAAGTTGGGTCTGGGAGTAAGGGAAGCAGTACtacattttga
- the LOC101255513 gene encoding cytochrome c oxidase copper chaperone 2-like gives MGGASSQLGDGVSKENTSTTTSSSQLPKDEKLAPATVPADSKPKKKICCACPETKKVRDECIVEHGESACEKWIEAHLKCLRAEGFNV, from the coding sequence ATGGGTGGTGCTTCATCGCAACTGGGGGATGGAGTATCAAAAGAGAACACTTCAACAACCACATCTTCGTCACAACTTCCAAAAGATGAAAAGTTAGCCCCCGCTACAGTCCCGGCAGAttcaaagccaaagaagaagaTCTGCTGTGCTTGTCCAGAGACTAAAAAGGTGAGAGATGAATGCATTGTTGAACACGGTGAATCAGCTTGTGAGAAATGGATCGAAGCTCATCTTAAATGCCTTCGAGCTGAAGGCTTCAACGTCTGA